The following proteins are co-located in the Alcaligenes faecalis genome:
- a CDS encoding sulfatase-like hydrolase/transferase, protein MAQSVPNFLLIIADQLRADHLACYGNKEIKTPNLDSLAARGWRAERFYVATPICMPNRASLMTGRMPSVHGARHNGVPLPLDSTTFVDVLRQAGWGTALVGKAHLQNITDTPPLYPRPDDPPTKGEARPPLPTNDYGQECGQWWRDRADHGVQLPFYGYEHVDLAIDHGDQVWGDYGRWLQNEHPDIAALSGPENAIPTPDYELSRIGQAWRTRVPEEYSTTAWIGERTRAVLDKYAQEQQPFFIQCSFPDPHHPYTPHGQYWDMYKPEEVSLPDSFHLGPHPLPAHLQLLHKRRDEGKAIKHTPTLFACSEREAREAIALNYGSITHIDAEIGRILDHLEHTGQAENTIVMFMSDHGDFMGDHQLMLKGPVHYQSIIRSPFIWFDPKDAKSQGTSTMVCSTIDVAPTVLQRAGQLPYNGIQGRSLLKVIQNEAVDWRTGVLIEEENQRKLFNTPIRTKLRSLVTQQHRLSLYEGGHIGELYDLQADPLEQHNLWNEPDAQTLKTTLLCQLIDTMMAHSETSPLPLAIA, encoded by the coding sequence ATGGCTCAGTCAGTACCCAATTTTTTATTAATCATTGCGGATCAACTCCGTGCAGACCATTTGGCTTGTTACGGCAATAAAGAAATAAAAACACCCAATCTGGACTCTTTGGCCGCTCGTGGTTGGCGTGCGGAGCGATTCTACGTCGCCACCCCGATCTGCATGCCCAACCGTGCTTCCCTGATGACTGGCCGCATGCCTTCGGTACACGGCGCTCGCCACAACGGCGTTCCCCTACCGCTGGACTCCACCACGTTTGTCGATGTACTGCGTCAGGCAGGCTGGGGCACTGCCTTGGTGGGCAAGGCACATTTGCAAAACATAACGGATACCCCCCCCCTCTACCCACGCCCGGATGATCCACCGACCAAGGGGGAAGCCCGCCCACCCCTGCCGACCAACGATTACGGCCAGGAGTGTGGCCAATGGTGGCGCGATCGCGCCGATCACGGCGTACAACTTCCTTTTTACGGTTACGAACACGTGGACCTGGCCATTGACCACGGCGATCAGGTCTGGGGTGACTATGGTCGCTGGCTGCAAAATGAACATCCTGACATCGCCGCCCTATCCGGCCCTGAGAATGCCATCCCGACTCCCGACTACGAATTGAGTCGTATCGGCCAAGCATGGCGTACCCGCGTGCCAGAAGAGTACAGCACCACAGCCTGGATTGGTGAGCGTACCCGCGCGGTGCTGGATAAATATGCCCAGGAACAACAGCCCTTCTTCATTCAATGCTCCTTCCCCGACCCCCATCACCCCTACACCCCGCACGGTCAATACTGGGATATGTACAAGCCTGAAGAGGTCAGCCTGCCCGACTCCTTCCACCTGGGCCCCCATCCCTTGCCAGCCCATCTGCAACTGCTCCATAAACGGCGCGATGAAGGCAAAGCGATCAAGCACACGCCCACGCTGTTCGCCTGCTCAGAGCGCGAAGCGCGCGAGGCAATTGCTCTGAATTACGGCTCCATCACGCATATCGATGCCGAGATCGGTCGCATTCTGGATCATCTGGAGCACACCGGCCAGGCGGAGAACACCATTGTCATGTTCATGAGTGATCATGGCGATTTCATGGGCGACCATCAGCTCATGCTCAAAGGCCCTGTACATTACCAAAGCATTATTCGCAGCCCCTTTATCTGGTTTGACCCAAAGGATGCGAAATCTCAAGGCACAAGCACGATGGTCTGTTCTACCATTGACGTCGCGCCTACGGTTCTGCAGCGCGCAGGCCAGTTGCCCTACAACGGCATTCAAGGCCGCTCCTTGCTGAAAGTGATACAGAACGAAGCCGTGGATTGGCGAACAGGCGTATTGATTGAGGAAGAAAACCAGCGCAAGCTGTTCAATACGCCTATTCGCACCAAGCTGCGCTCGCTGGTCACACAGCAGCATCGTCTCAGTCTGTACGAGGGCGGTCACATCGGAGAGCTGTACGATCTGCAAGCCGATCCACTGGAACAACATAATTTGTGGAATGAACCTGACGCGCAAACGTTAAAAACAACGCTTTTGTGTCAATTGATCGACACCATGATGGCTCACAGCGAAACCAGCCCCCTGCCTTTGGCGATAGCGTGA
- a CDS encoding LysR family transcriptional regulator — protein sequence MSWSERIRLKHLQVLIRLCEQKSMSDVARQSNMTQPALSKWLKDFEDSIGMPLFERHARGIEPLPAALALVSQAQGVLNRLDRMNATLEQYRQGFRQQFTLGISPMVAAVYLPQLLVYLHQRDPQCHIRIQEGTLDILSRNLEQGELDLVIGRVDEAGRNPAMAYLPLGMVPLGVAACRKHPLARQEEVTWEQTLEYPWVLPPKNSPMRRSFELSLDAKGLPYPTCAIESAYAHTNARVAVGSDFLVPMTRSMVPVYPELCILELGWSDPRLHGQLGLLWRPQDSGEPMLEEVISWMSKQPHTV from the coding sequence ATGAGCTGGAGTGAACGCATTCGCTTGAAGCATCTGCAGGTTTTAATTCGTTTGTGCGAACAAAAAAGCATGAGCGATGTGGCCCGGCAGTCCAATATGACCCAGCCTGCCTTGTCAAAATGGCTCAAGGACTTTGAAGACAGTATAGGTATGCCTTTGTTCGAGCGCCATGCGCGCGGTATTGAGCCTTTACCGGCGGCCTTGGCATTGGTCTCCCAGGCTCAAGGGGTGCTTAATCGCCTTGACCGCATGAATGCGACTTTGGAGCAATACCGGCAGGGATTCCGCCAGCAGTTTACCTTGGGTATTTCGCCGATGGTGGCCGCGGTTTATTTGCCGCAGTTGCTGGTGTATTTGCATCAGCGCGATCCGCAATGCCATATCCGGATTCAGGAAGGCACGCTGGATATTTTGAGCCGCAATCTGGAACAGGGTGAGCTGGACCTGGTTATTGGCCGTGTGGATGAAGCAGGCCGGAACCCGGCGATGGCGTATCTGCCGTTGGGCATGGTGCCTTTGGGGGTGGCCGCTTGCCGCAAGCATCCTTTGGCTCGGCAAGAGGAAGTGACCTGGGAGCAGACGCTGGAGTACCCCTGGGTATTACCGCCCAAAAACAGTCCTATGCGGCGCAGTTTCGAGTTGAGCCTGGATGCCAAGGGGCTGCCGTATCCCACTTGTGCGATCGAGTCTGCCTACGCGCATACCAATGCACGGGTGGCCGTTGGCAGTGATTTCCTGGTTCCCATGACGCGCAGTATGGTGCCGGTCTATCCGGAGCTCTGTATCCTGGAGCTGGGCTGGAGCGACCCGCGTTTGCACGGTCAGCTTGGTCTGTTGTGGCGCCCGCAGGACTCGGGTGAGCCAATGCTGGAAGAGGTCATTAGCTGGATGAGCAAGCAGCCTCACACAGTGTGA
- a CDS encoding GGDEF domain-containing protein translates to MGTVLEGWKNLQAISISSVRDTLSGKYHSRDFIHARMEYLRSRVVLVGLLFALLTPLWTVMDWLVLPGWPTHLMAVRVFSLGGLIACVWFAFNGHQRITRIYVLSGLVFILPASFYAYMLLTLSGAGHYVVLGYGFIPFLLVATLSIFPFTLLESALVGGALIALQVLASVSSGTWMTAKGLQDLWLLSALLVVALTANYFHLGLLLRLYRQATHDTLTGLLNRGAVSRQLGQGPVQEKLHVLMVDLDHFKQINDTHGHSVGDDVLTRTASLFKAHLGPHDLAARYGGEEFVLILAGRRDEQALRFADLLLRRVQEQTFYNHDRESFQITASMGLAVCLPGQVIEEALVQADQRLYDAKRAGRNQVVATD, encoded by the coding sequence ATGGGAACTGTTCTGGAAGGTTGGAAAAACTTGCAAGCGATCAGTATCAGCTCGGTGCGCGACACGCTGAGCGGGAAATACCATTCTCGTGACTTCATTCATGCCCGAATGGAGTACTTACGCAGCCGCGTCGTATTAGTTGGCTTGTTATTTGCCTTGTTGACGCCCCTTTGGACTGTGATGGACTGGTTGGTTTTGCCCGGCTGGCCCACACATTTAATGGCGGTGCGAGTGTTCAGTCTGGGGGGGCTGATCGCGTGTGTGTGGTTTGCTTTCAATGGCCACCAGCGTATCACCCGTATTTATGTGTTAAGTGGCCTGGTTTTTATTTTGCCAGCCTCTTTTTACGCCTATATGCTGCTCACGCTCTCGGGGGCCGGGCATTATGTGGTACTGGGTTACGGCTTTATCCCTTTTCTGTTGGTGGCGACCTTAAGCATTTTTCCCTTTACCTTGCTGGAGTCTGCGCTGGTAGGGGGCGCGTTAATTGCCTTGCAGGTATTGGCCAGTGTCAGTTCGGGAACCTGGATGACGGCGAAAGGTTTGCAGGATCTGTGGCTGTTGAGTGCTTTGCTGGTTGTGGCCCTGACCGCCAATTACTTTCATCTGGGACTTTTGTTGCGTTTATATCGGCAAGCCACGCACGATACCTTGACTGGGTTGCTGAACCGGGGGGCGGTCAGTCGTCAATTGGGGCAGGGACCTGTCCAGGAAAAACTGCATGTGTTGATGGTGGATCTGGATCATTTCAAACAGATCAACGATACCCATGGCCATTCGGTAGGGGATGATGTCTTGACGCGTACCGCGTCTTTATTCAAGGCGCATTTGGGGCCCCATGACTTGGCGGCACGTTATGGTGGCGAGGAGTTTGTGTTGATTCTGGCCGGGCGTCGTGATGAGCAGGCTTTGCGCTTTGCGGATTTGCTTTTGCGTCGGGTGCAGGAACAAACTTTCTACAATCATGACCGCGAGTCTTTTCAGATTACGGCCAGTATGGGCCTGGCAGTGTGTCTGCCCGGTCAGGTCATTGAAGAGGCGCTGGTTCAGGCTGATCAACGCCTGTATGACGCCAAGCGTGCGGGTCGCAACCAGGTGGTGGCGACAGATTAA